The sequence below is a genomic window from Cicer arietinum cultivar CDC Frontier isolate Library 1 chromosome 6, Cicar.CDCFrontier_v2.0, whole genome shotgun sequence.
TTAATCAATGGAAATGACTTAAACATTTTTGGGATGGGATAGTTGATTTGTGACATGGTACCAAATACTCTGACCAATTGACCACACAATCTAGAAGTTGACCCTTCTTACTCCCATTCTTCTAAATAAAGATTTAAGGTTCAGCATGTGCATTGTCTCTGCTTCAATTCCAAAGGGCTCTTCGTAAGGGGGCATATTAGGTATAAAACATTCATGTGCTTTCATCCAACAGCTTAAAGTTCTAGTATAGTTGGTTCGTGACATAACTATTTAAGATTGTGTAATATAATCAACATATAAGAAGGTAACTTAAACTTATTCGGGAGTACTCACAACTGGGGTCCAGGCATTGATCCAATAATGCTGCAAGTATCATAGAATCCAGCCCACCAGAGAAAAGAATTGCAACAGGAACAAATTTCTCGTGTCTGATACCAGATATCACTTCCTAAGCAATCAAATCCAAATAGTTCAATCATGAGTCATGACAAATATAAATGACAATGACTGAAAGAAAACAAGGTCAGGTCTAGAATAAGTTCTTGCTGAAGAGATAGAAGCCAATGAGTATATAAACATTCATGTGCTTTCAGTCATGTGCAAAAATTTGGGAAAACACATGAAGTTATGATAATTTGTTTCAGAACTTAGTACTGTGGCAGTCTTGAAATATTTAGTTGAGCATACTTGAATAAGCATTATCTCTAGTAACAAAAAGCTgcaaactttcaaattttcaccttttgtttttaaaaatttcaagaaaCACATTCATTACAATgttttttagataaataaaaaataagatgagCTATAACTTGACAATATGATTATGAAGGTAAAAGTAAACACATGAAGTTATGATAATTTGTTTCAAAACTTAGTACTGTGGCAGTCTTGAAATATTTGGTTGAGCATACTTGAATAAGCATTATCTCTAGTAACAAAAATatggaaactttcaaaatttcaccttttgtttttaaatatttctagAAACACATTCATTACAATgttttttagataaataaaaaataagatgagTTATAACTTGACAAGATGATTATAAAGGTAAAAGTAAAATGCAGCTTCATTAGATAATAAAATTCTTGCTTTTTCCCCTCCACTTCCCATTATTCCTGTTCAATACCCCATTGTCTTATCTTTTAGCCATCTATATCATTGATCTGTATCACGTTCTCTTAGGTTTTATATTTACTTCTATACATATACAACCACTATGTTGTCCATCTCATATAGCGGCGTGGAGCGCCTAACCCTAAAAATGGGATAGCGGGATGACTGCTATTGTGAGGGCCAAAAAACAGTACATaaactaaacataaaatacaaagaGTATACAAAAATACTAAAACAAATAGCAAAATACAAAAAGTTAAAAGGGGTAATCATACTTAAATCCAACATCAAAATCAAGTTCTAATAGTAATTAAAATCATGttataatagtaatagtaatcaACAAAAGAGAGAACAAAGCAGAAGAAATAGAGTAGACAAAACAGCAGGAGCGGAGCATAGTAGGGACATAGGGGGGCTGCGGccacccaaaaaaaaatataggtaAAGTGACTATAATGTCCtgattaaatctaaaaaattacaaCACTACCTAAACCTAATTcagttttctctttcttcctctctcATCCAGCCGCATTTCTCTCTCCCTTTTGCTTACAAGTTACAACCTTCCTCTCTCCCTCCTCCATAATCAGCAACCTTCCTCTCTCCCTCCTCCATAATCAGATTCACGACGAAAAACGCGCGGCCACTCTGCCAGATTACGAATCACGAATCGCTCCTCTGCCCGCCGCGGGCCTGCGGCCGCCTCTGCCTGATTGTCTCTGTGGCGGTGGTCGTCCGTCGCTCTCACCTCTCTGTTCGCCTCTctattttgtcagttctgatttTTGTTAGTCAGTTTTTATTTGGAATTCggatttctattttgttagttttgattttgttaGTGCAGCTTTTTGCTAATGTTGTTCAATTAGGATgaaatttaaagtttattttgttagtgttgagtttggagctttgatttggagttttGATTTAGAGTTTTAATTAGAagttagtgctgatttttgtttagagtttttgtgttgcacataagctgtgttgattttatgtttatataaagtgtttgagtttttttgttgcaaataaagtgtttgattttatgtatatataaagtgtgagtttttttgttgcatagaaggtgtttgagttttgttgcatttttgtttgagtttttgtgtCCATATAgagtgttttagttttttttttgcaaataaattgttttatatttcttaaattgattgatttagataAGTTTGTGAGAATGAAGAAGAGTAAAAGAATTGACTAACTTAGATAAGTGTTTTATGTTGCATATAAGGTTCGGATATTTTTATGTCGGTCACCCCAAGTTTATCGGTCAAGCTCCGCCACTGCAAAACAGAGTAACAGATAGAACGAAAACAACACAGCAAGAACATAACGATGCTGAACAGAGCCAAAACGGAACAGAACAATGTTGAACGGAGCAAGAAAATAACGAAAATTACAGAGCAAGAAAGATGGCGGCATAGCAAAAATGAAACAGAGGAAGAACGAAAACGGTTTCTTTTTCACGATGCTGAACCAACCCCTTCGTgggtttataataataaaaaattagagcTTAAGTGGGTGTGAAATGACCCAGACACCCTTAATGaagaatacaaaaattaaaaaagccTGCATTTTTTAAAAAGCCCTAGAGTGGGTCTGATAGCAAGTCAGGCTAGGATAGCGGGTTGCAGTGATAGCGGGATCGTGACGGGGAGCGCCGCTACCATGAAACGCATTTTCCCAGTCGTTGGCGTCGCAGTCAGCCCCTCCACTGCACCAGGATAGCGGGATTGCAACGAGATTGACAACATAAAGACACAACAGTTGAAGTTGTTGTCTTGTGACTAAAAGGTAACAGACTCACAAGTTTGAGTAGTGGAATCATGAAGCTAGTAAAGAATTTAATATAAGACTTGAATTATTCAGCCCAAAACTGTTTGACATCCCAAAGTTGAAAATATCTTATCAACATCATACAAACCGATGACGACACATAATACCTTTGATGTTAGCCATAAATTATAAGAGGTATTCATCTTAACCGCAGCATACAAATACAAGATTTGTCATCCAGTTTCAATTGAGTTGCATACCTGATAAATAGTATACAATGATGTACGCCGTATGACAGATTCCTTTAAAACATTTAGCAACATATGTGCTCGCATTGGAATTGCAGTTTGAGTTGAGTCTGTGTAATGAAGACAAAATTGTTACAGCCTCTGAAACTTAAAAGCTACAacagaattgtcaaataatgcTAAAGGCACTAGAATGTACGGGAATTGCAATTaagtatttgaataaataaatggagCATTATGGCACTATCATGTGGTAATCACCTGCTTCATATTGAACTGTCTCTAAAGAAGCTGAATGTACATCTTGTTGCCTCCTAGAAAACTTATGGTTGGATGTTTGCAAGTTTTCAGAGCTAGGTTCAATGGAAAATCTCTCCCACTTGATAAGTTCCTTTAATATTGAGTTTGTATATTCATGTATCTGAACATCGCCGACCAGATATCCGTTTGAATTTGAAGCATCCATGTGCATACTATATATTCCACATGGTAGCTCTTCCCAGTAACTACGAAATTCAATTCCATTATGAGCTTCATTTTCTGCAGCagattaatattattaagtccAATTGTTATAATTGTATGTCTAATCATTGAGGGAATTCGAATGAGTAAGATAGGACTAGTCGTGAATGAGATGGTTATAGAGGTAGGCTATGCTGTATATAAATTATAGGAAAGGATAGAGGGAGACTATCTAATGATATAAGAAAGTATTGCAGCCTTAGGGCAGGGAGGAGCCAGCCCCCAAAAATATGCAACGTTGTTCCGTAATCAAGGAActtctttattcttttaataaGATTTAATATACCAAGTTCTCATCAACTAGTTGCAGCTGCAGTTGCAGAGCTATTATCTTGGAGCTATGTATGGGTATTGCAATTTGAAGATGATTCCAAATTTTGAcagagagaaattttggtggcTAATCAATGCAAATTTTTTAGGCCAATTAAATTGTGGAGATAAGCAGCGTCAACTAAGAAGGCATGAAATCTCCTAAAAACAGTTATACACTTTCCTGTTCTTTACTCATAACAACATACCCACCAATGTCAAAATGATAATGAGTACATAGTTTACGGTACATTCTGGCTAGCACTGAATTAGAATAACTGTAAGTTGTTTACTAAATGGCAATAGGTTCTATTCAGATCACTCTAGCTCACAGAAATTTAACCACAAGAGCAAGGCAACGGTAGTTGTTTCATGTATTACATACCAGGGGCCTGCTGAGCTGGAGAAACTGGCGACACAGAAGAAAGAACAAATGTTGAATCGTTTTCTGTAGGCCAGTGAACAAGGAGGCTCCGCCTACCAAATGCATCTCGTCCAAACCAAAGGGTCCTTGAACTTTCCTGCAATAGAAAAGGAAAGAAGCACTACCACCAATGACCCCACAAAGAAAGCAAACACACTACACTAAAGTTGGACACACGGAAACTTACCACTCGGAGTTACCTGCCAATAGACGATAGCCCATGGTCCTTTAATTGTACTCAGAACATCTGTAATAGAACCTTTCCCACATTTAACACAGTAACCGGTCAAACAAGAACCACATGAGCAACAACCTTCAAGTGTCTTCATCAGAAACTCGGCATCGTTGCAATCACTAGCAAGTTCAAGTCCTCCAAAAATCTCACCTAAAgagcaaaacaaaaacaaacaaaattaaaatctaaaacatcTTATTGTAAATCATTCACACAAAGAGATAGACAAATTCACACATTTCGACCCTTTTTTtgtaaacaacttaattaagccctttatcatataaatacttatgtataagctatttctataacaCAAGCTAAAATAAAATCAAGCTATTATCATATAAGCTATAAGCTGTTTCCATAAGCTATTTTGGAAACCTTATAGAAATAAGCTTAAAACAACTTATGGACATAAGTTAGTTTCATCTCAAAAAGTCTCACAAGTGCTTATATCGGTAGAATGTAGATAAGCTCAAATATATCAATCCAAACTGAAGTTAAATAGCGCAAACATGAAGCACTCATGACAAACCTATGCCCATTGTTAAATATTGATATCGTGTTTTAACATGGCCAAAACAATAAAACactaaaaatctaaaatcaGAGGCAATTGAATTAAGCACAAACCATTATAAACTAGAATGTTTCGAGAAGCATCCACTAAGGGCTGAACAAGCGGAACAGTTCCCCTAAGCTGCAGAGTTGCGCCGATGAATTGAAGTTCGCCGTCAGCGTCTTTGTTTTCAGAACATAATAACGTATCATCATCATGGTGTTGTATGAAGGATGAAATTTGGTATTCACATGAAACGTTGTGTTGCAGGATAACTTTCTTGACACCTAAGCTATCAGGACCCCTTCTCCGCAGTGCTGCTTTCAGTTCATCTAAACAGAGCAACAACTGCAccaaatcacaaagtaaaaaataactaaataaaagagaaaaatggTGTTAgttgtaactaatttgtaagGTTGGAGTTTATGAAATTAGGTGGTTACATTTTCGGATTGGCGATGTGAGGATGTTGAAACGAATGGTGTAGATGAGATGTGAATTCGAATGCCTGAGACAGTCAACGCGATTCCAcacatctctctctctctctcactgcTTCTCAGCTTCGGGGCAGTGGCAGGGAGGGAATGTGGTTTTCGTAGGGTTTTTTATTTGAGAGTTTGCTCCCTGGTTATATTCCTTTTTAAAACtacaatttaatttctttcacGTAGGAGCTTCCATAGCATAGTGGTAGTGCGTTCGCTTCGTAAGCGAAAGGTCGCGAGTTCGATCCTCGCTGGGAgcttcttttaatattttgcaCAGTTTCCACTTCTGCAATCCTCTTTTATGGGCCGAAATCTAGCCTCAGTAAACTGCTACATATAAACCAGACAGATGAAAAGTGACTCTAAATTGACAGCAATTAGCGTAATTATCATGTTGCCCTCCATAATCACGTCAAGAAGTAACTTCGACACTTCTAGTTTTGTATGCCACGTAAATCATATCGATATCAACGTGACTTCTCTTTTTTACGGAAAATAAAAAGTCTTGAATTTGGTATATAATACAATGACGTagaataattaacatttataaaattagaataaaattatttcaaaacttaatttttaatttcatgtttttttaatttttataattaaattaatggcataagaataattaatatgtttggatgattttatattataaaattgtatgtcacatcatttaatatatcaaatcgtcattttatagtttcaaaatcatatagAGAAAACTAAAGTGtggacttttaaaataaagatcaatttcataaattgataaaaataaatgatcaaaattacaattaagaacaaaaaattatttaagtggATAAAAATCATTTGGGTACTAAAGAggataaaacaaacatatttgatc
It includes:
- the LOC101515034 gene encoding uncharacterized protein, translated to MCGIALTVSGIRIHISSTPFVSTSSHRQSENLLLCLDELKAALRRRGPDSLGVKKVILQHNVSCEYQISSFIQHHDDDTLLCSENKDADGELQFIGATLQLRGTVPLVQPLVDASRNILVYNGEIFGGLELASDCNDAEFLMKTLEGCCSCGSCLTGYCVKCGKGSITDVLSTIKGPWAIVYWQESSRTLWFGRDAFGRRSLLVHWPTENDSTFVLSSVSPVSPAQQAPENEAHNGIEFRSYWEELPCGIYSMHMDASNSNGYLVGDVQIHEYTNSILKELIKWERFSIEPSSENLQTSNHKFSRRQQDVHSASLETVQYEADSTQTAIPMRAHMLLNVLKESVIRRTSLYTIYQEVISGIRHEKFVPVAILFSGGLDSMILAALLDQCLDPSYEIDLLNVSFDGELAPDRKSAKAGLKELKRVAPSRRWRLVEIDAYLSDLGFETSHVMSLINPASTYMDLNIGIALWLASGGDGWVFDEDDNNGIHARIKYKSNARILLVGSGADEQCAGYGRHRTSFRRGSWLGLHEEMKLDMQRIWKRNLGRDDRCIADNGKEARFPFLDEDVIRVLLDIPLWEVANLDQPSGIGDKKILREVAELLGLYEAAVLPKRAIQFGSRIARESNRKNFGSNRAANQASAGSVRICRKSNFG